In the genome of Candidatus Auribacterota bacterium, one region contains:
- the rbfA gene encoding 30S ribosome-binding factor RbfA, with protein MGERRVVRVEQLLKEELSTVLQQELKDPRIGFVTVTRVKVSADLGHAKAFISVMGDAEAKERTMSGVASASGYIQRILGARIKMRSLPRIEFALDDSVDQGFRIIELLNKIEAEKEHG; from the coding sequence ATGGGCGAGAGAAGGGTCGTACGGGTTGAGCAGCTCTTGAAGGAGGAGCTCAGCACGGTCCTCCAGCAGGAGCTGAAGGATCCGCGCATCGGTTTTGTCACGGTGACGAGGGTCAAGGTGAGCGCTGATCTGGGGCACGCCAAGGCGTTCATCAGCGTCATGGGAGACGCAGAAGCGAAAGAGAGGACGATGAGCGGAGTCGCGAGCGCGTCCGGTTATATTCAGAGGATCCTGGGCGCCCGGATTAAAATGAGGTCGCTCCCCCGCATCGAGTTCGCCCTGGACGATTCCGTGGACCAGGGTTTCCGTATCATCGAACTACTGAATAAGATTGAGGCTGAAAAGGAACATGGCTGA